The DNA window GGTGGGCCGTCAGCGCGCCCCTGCTGGAGCGGGCCGTCGACCCCGCCCGCTACCCGCTCGCCGGCCGCGTCGGCAGCGCGGTCGGCGCCTACGACCCCGCCACGGCCTGGGCCTTCGGCCTGCGCTGCGTCCTCGACGGACTGGCCCGCCGCATCGAGCCGCGGCCCGGGTCCTGAGGCGCCGGCCGCGCGCCACCGTTCAGAGCGCGGTCCGCTCCACCGGGATCCACAGCTCCGCGTCCGCCTGCGCGGCGTCCTGCGACAGCCGCACCCGCAGGATCTCGGGGCCCGGCCGGCTCCGGTACGGATTGGACGGGAACCACTGCGTGAACACGTCCCGCCACAGGTACTGGAGCGCCTGCGGAAACGTCCCGGAGCTCTCGAAGACGGCCCACGTCCCGGCCGGAACCGTCAGCGCGTCCATGTCCTCGGGCACGGCGGCCCGCGTCACCACCCCGTGGAAGTAGTCGAGCTCGGTTCCCTCCGCCCGACTCGGGTCGATGTTCCCGCTCACCCCCACGATCCCCCGCGGCTCCTGATCGGACAGCCGCTCCATGCGCCGCAGCGTCTCCTGCCCGATGCCCCGGATGAAGTCGGCGATGGCGGGGTTCACCCCCTCGTGCACGAGGGGCACGCGCGCCTTCCTGCCGACCATCCGGAACTCGTCCTTCTCCACGACCCGGTACCGCATACTGCTGCTCCCTTCGACGGTGAGGCGGAAGGACAGCCGTGGCTGGGACCGCAGACTCGCACCGGACCGCCTGGCCTCGCCGGGACCGACGCCGTGCACGGCGCGGAACGCACGCGCGAACGCCTCCCCCGACGTGTAGCCGTAGCGCACCGCGATCTCCAGCAGTGTCCGGTCCCCGGCCAGCACCTCGGCGCCGGCGATCGTGAGCCGCCTGCGCCGGACGTACTCCGACAGCGGCATCCCCGCCAGCGCGGAGAACAGCCGCCGGAAGTGGTACTCCGACGTCGCCACGATGCGCGCCAGTTCGGCCGCCTCGATCCGCCCGTCGAGGCGGGCCTCGATGTGCTCCATGGCCTGGTTCAGCCGCTCCAGCACCCCGGCCTCCTTCCCTTTCGCTGCCTCACGTTAGGCAGGAACCACCCCGCCGGACCCGACATCCTGTGCCCGGTCCGGTCGGGTACGAAGAGCCCGCCAGGGCGTCGCGGCCGTGCGGCCAGGCCGTCTAGCGGTAGCCGGCGGTGTCCGCCGGGCGGCCCGGGTCCTGGACCTCGACCAGGTAGCGCCAGCAGTCCGGGCGGCTGCCGTCGAGATCCGTGAACCCGTACACCCCGGCGAGCTGCCCGCTGGACAGGGACTGACCGTTCCAGCGCGCCCGCTCCGGGTCCGCGGCGAGCGCCGCGACCGCCCGGCCCACGTACGACGGGGTCTCGGAGATGGCGAAGTGCGGGACCTTGTCCAGCGCGTCCCGCCAGTTCTCCTCCGTCACACCGAAGTGGTCGAGCATCATCTCCGAACGCAGCCATCCCGGGGTCAGCGCCACCGCCGTGGCCCCGCGCGGCCCCAGCTCGTGCCCCAGCGCGAACGCCATGCGCAGCACGGAGGACTTCGCGAGGTCGTAGAAGAACGACACCCGGTAGGCGGCGGCGTTGTACTCGGCGGTGCCGTCCGTCATCTCCACCACCAGCCCGCCCGGCCGGCGCAGCAGCAGGGGCAGGGCGAAGTGGCTGGTGACGGCGTGGGTCTCGACCGCGAGCCGCAGCAGCCGCAGCCCCTTGTCCAGATCGTGCTCCCAGACCGTGCTGTCCCACTCGAAGAGGTGCTCGCCGCCCCAGATGTCGTTGACCAGGACGTCCAGACGCCCCTGCTCGCCGTCGATCCGCCCCACCAGGGCCTCGACCTCGGCCGGCACCAGGTGGTCGGCCACCACCGCGATGCCGCGGCCGCCCGCCGCCGTCACCAGCTCGGCCGTCTCCTCGATCGTCTCCGGCCGGTCGTACTCGGAGCGTGCGTTCCGGGAACTGCGCCCCGATACGTACACGGTGGCGCCCTGCGCGCCCAGCTGGACCGCGATGCCCCGGCCCGCGCCCCGCGTCGCCCCGGCCACCAGGGCGACCTTGCCTTCGAGTGTGCTCTGTGCTTCAGCCATGCGGCCGACCCTACGACGGCCCGCCCCCCTCCCGCCCGCCGAACAGGGCCACCGCCGCCAGCGACAGGACGAGGCCCCCGGCCGCGATGCCGAGGGCCGGGCCCGGCCCCCACAGCGTCCAGGCCGCGCCGAACATCAGGGACCCGGCGAACCGGGCCAGCGCCTGGGCCGTCTGGAGCACCGCCAGGCCGGTGGTGCGCAGCCCCGCCGGGAGCAGCGGCCCGGCCGCCGCCATCAGCACCCCGTCCGTGGCCGCGTAGAACAGGCCGAGCAGCCCTAGGACACCGAGCACGAGCGGCGGCCCCGCCGGCACCGGGGCGAGCAGCAGCAGGCAGGCTCCGAGCAGCAGCACGTGCCCGCCCAGGAACACCCGGCGCCGGCCCAGCCGGTCCGCGGCCCGCCCGGCGGGCAGCGCGGCCAGCAGGAACACCGCCGCAGTACCCACGGGCAGCAGCGGGAAGTACGCCGCCGGCAGTTCGAGCCGGCGCTGGAGCAGCAGGTAGAGGAAGGCGTCGCCGACGGTGAACAGGCCGAGCACGGCGGCGGTCGCGCACAGCCGCCGCAGACCGGGGATCCGTACGAGCGTGCGCACCGGGGGCAGCGGGGCGCGGGCGGCAGGGGCGGGCGCGGGGGCCTCCCGTACGAACAGGACCAGCACCACCACCCCCAGCACCGCCACGCAGCAGCTCACCGTGAACACGGCCGCGTACCCGTCCGCCACCACCCACAGCACCCCGAAGGCGGCCAGCGGCCCCAGCAGCGCGCCCGCCGTGTCCAGCGCGCGGTGCACCCCGAAGGCGCGGCCCTGGTCCTGCGGCGGGCAGGACAGCGAGATCAGCGCGTCGCGGGGGGCGGTGCGCAGGCCCTTGCCGGTCCGGTCGGCGGCGAGGACCGCCGCGACCGACCAGGGCGTGGTGACCGCGAGCAGGGCCGCCTTGCACCCGGCGGACAGCGCGTAGCCGAAGCCCGCGACGAGTTTGCGGCGGTGCGTGCGGTCCGAGATCCGGCCGCCCGCCAGGCGCAGCAGCGCCGTGGCGCCCTGATGGAGCCCGTCCAGGGCGCCGAAGGCGAGCGGGGACATGCCGAGCCCGGCCACCAGGTACAGCGGCAGGACGGCCGTGACCATCTCGGCCGAGACATCCGTGATCAGACTGACCAGGCCGAGTGCGAACACCGTGCCGGGGACGGCCCGCAGGGGACCGCTCGGGACCGGGGTGCCCCCGGCCAGGTCTGCGGCCCGGCTGGTCGACAGGTACACGGATGCCTCCCTGAAGGCGACTAGAACCAGTTGACGGTGAGCGGGAACCCGGCGGCGACGGTCGCGCCCGTGGAATCGGTGGCCGTGGCGGTGATCTGGAGGGTGCCACTGGCCCACGGCTTGCCGCTGATCCGGCCGGTGCCGGGGTCGACGGTCAGGCCCCAGGGCAGACCGGTGGCCGCGTACCGGACCGGGGGCTTGCCGCCGGTGGCGCTGAGCTGAACGGTGCAGGACTGGTTGAACTTGCAGGTCTGCGGGCCGGGGTCGGCGAGCTTCAGGTCACCCGCGGTCGGGGTGGGGGTCGGGGTGGGCGTCGGCGAGGTGGGGGTGGGAGTGGGGGTGGGCGTCGAGCCGCCGAACACCTCGCTGATCGGCTGGACGTTGGC is part of the Streptomyces subrutilus genome and encodes:
- a CDS encoding AraC family transcriptional regulator, whose protein sequence is MLERLNQAMEHIEARLDGRIEAAELARIVATSEYHFRRLFSALAGMPLSEYVRRRRLTIAGAEVLAGDRTLLEIAVRYGYTSGEAFARAFRAVHGVGPGEARRSGASLRSQPRLSFRLTVEGSSSMRYRVVEKDEFRMVGRKARVPLVHEGVNPAIADFIRGIGQETLRRMERLSDQEPRGIVGVSGNIDPSRAEGTELDYFHGVVTRAAVPEDMDALTVPAGTWAVFESSGTFPQALQYLWRDVFTQWFPSNPYRSRPGPEILRVRLSQDAAQADAELWIPVERTAL
- a CDS encoding SDR family oxidoreductase, which produces MAEAQSTLEGKVALVAGATRGAGRGIAVQLGAQGATVYVSGRSSRNARSEYDRPETIEETAELVTAAGGRGIAVVADHLVPAEVEALVGRIDGEQGRLDVLVNDIWGGEHLFEWDSTVWEHDLDKGLRLLRLAVETHAVTSHFALPLLLRRPGGLVVEMTDGTAEYNAAAYRVSFFYDLAKSSVLRMAFALGHELGPRGATAVALTPGWLRSEMMLDHFGVTEENWRDALDKVPHFAISETPSYVGRAVAALAADPERARWNGQSLSSGQLAGVYGFTDLDGSRPDCWRYLVEVQDPGRPADTAGYR
- a CDS encoding MFS transporter produces the protein MYLSTSRAADLAGGTPVPSGPLRAVPGTVFALGLVSLITDVSAEMVTAVLPLYLVAGLGMSPLAFGALDGLHQGATALLRLAGGRISDRTHRRKLVAGFGYALSAGCKAALLAVTTPWSVAAVLAADRTGKGLRTAPRDALISLSCPPQDQGRAFGVHRALDTAGALLGPLAAFGVLWVVADGYAAVFTVSCCVAVLGVVVLVLFVREAPAPAPAARAPLPPVRTLVRIPGLRRLCATAAVLGLFTVGDAFLYLLLQRRLELPAAYFPLLPVGTAAVFLLAALPAGRAADRLGRRRVFLGGHVLLLGACLLLLAPVPAGPPLVLGVLGLLGLFYAATDGVLMAAAGPLLPAGLRTTGLAVLQTAQALARFAGSLMFGAAWTLWGPGPALGIAAGGLVLSLAAVALFGGREGGGPS